A window of the Miscanthus floridulus cultivar M001 chromosome 14, ASM1932011v1, whole genome shotgun sequence genome harbors these coding sequences:
- the LOC136503680 gene encoding uncharacterized protein, which translates to MLTNQDIPCRAPPSMPRPRCHRPPGRPRRRALAAHAPGRPSRRALAAHAPGRPSRHALAAHAPGRPFPRPRRRCPHALPLAAPCPRPALPPATPPAARAPGRAVPLAGPSPGRAALTPAGPAPRPRPVDHPPRRRPCPTPSPTLPVADAARPYPVARQVIEQRWRATVIGL; encoded by the exons atgcttacaaaccaggacattcCATGCCGCGCGCCGCCGTCCATGCCTCGCCCGCGCTGCCACCGGCCGCCcgggcgcccgcgccgccgtgccctcgctGCCCACGCGCCCGGCCGCCCGAGCCGCCGTGCCCTCGCTGCCCACGCGCCCGGCCGCCCAAGCCGCCATGCCCTCGCTGCCCAcgcccccggccggcccttcccccggccgcgccgccgctgTCCGCACGCCCTGCCGCTggccgcgccgtgcccccggccggcccttccccCAGCCACGCCGCCCGCTGCCCGCGCGCCTGGCCGCGCCGTGCCCCTGGCTGGCCCTTCTCCCGGCCGCGCCGCCCTGACCCCGGCCGGCCCTgcgccccggccgcgccccgtggaccaCCCGCCCCGACGCCGTCCGTGCCCGACCCCGTCCCCGACTCTGCCCGTtgccgacgccgcccgcccctaccctgtcgcccgtcag gtgattgaacaaagatggcgggcgaccgtcataggtctgtga